The following proteins are encoded in a genomic region of Dioscorea cayenensis subsp. rotundata cultivar TDr96_F1 chromosome 8, TDr96_F1_v2_PseudoChromosome.rev07_lg8_w22 25.fasta, whole genome shotgun sequence:
- the LOC120266792 gene encoding uncharacterized protein LOC120266792 isoform X2 produces MNGDVVGSMCSFSNSLSSSWIRVPFHGRSMWRVCFRKEGNLNGCKGLSFEKQYGSLIKPVVNAELNGLLQLPSEDNAGNSDFGVDSGCSGDHSFDVDDMERLRRRKISEANKGKVPWNKGRKHSAETIRRIRERTKIAMQDPKVKMKLTNLGHPQSEETRVKIGIGIRQGWQRRRRRFQVQEKCFFEWQNIIAESSRIGCVGEQEVQWNSYEILKEQLNQEWLKSIEKRKTRPKGSRRAPKSLEQRRKISLAIAAKWADQGYRERVCLALARYHGKSIGALTKPRKNSSGGIQSQGEGRKTKKAMKLTEKVDNVTTETKGVTFRNTKNTPLSYTDLLSDFKLAFIKQIKVKREAMENQKKHALARAKLLITEAEKAADALELFAEKSPSAFAALMEARKMVAEAKRTIGSVDIRELNTQANGHDAENLLSNENLYEFSSFDNSLREPENAGQIADAVNDLRFKAAPAKNTKKWVQGKLVEVQED; encoded by the exons ATGAACGGCG ATGTTGTTGGTTCAATGTGTTCGTTTTCAAATAGTTTGAGTTCATCATGGATTAGGGTTCCATTTCATGGGAGGAGTATGTGGAGAGTTTGTTTTAGGAAAGAAGGGAACTTGAATGGTTGTAAAGGTTTGTCTTTTGAGAAACAATATGGATCATTGATCAAACCAGTTGTTAATGCTGAGCTGAATGGCTTGCTTCAGCTTCCCAGTGAGGATAATGCTGGGAACTCTGATTTTGGGGTTGATTCGGGCTGTTCTGGTGATCATTCTTTTGATGTAGATGATATGGAAAGGCTGAGAAGAAGGAAGATATCAGAAGCAAATAAAGGGAAAGTTCCATGGAACAAGGGCAGGAAACATAGTGCAG AAACCATTCGGCGGATCCGTGAAAGGACTAAGATTGCAATGCAAGACCCCAAG GTTAAAATGAAGTTAACAAACTTGGGGCATCCTCAGAG TGAGGAGACAAGAGTTAAAATTGGTATAGGAATTCGACAAGGTTGGCAACGGCGCCGTAGAAGGTTTCAGGTCCAAGAGAAGTGCTTCTTTGAATGGCAGAATATTATTGCAGAATCATCTAGGATAGGTTGTGTTGGTGAACAAGAAGTGCAATGGAATTCATATGAGATCTTGAAGGAACAACTCAACCAAGAGTGGTTGAAGAGCATTGAGAAGAGGAAAACCAGGCCAAAAGGAAGCAGAAGAGCTCCCAAATCCCTTGAGCAGCGGAGGAAGATATCATTGGCCATAGCTGCCAAATGGGCAGATCAA GGATACCGTGAGCGAGTTTGCTTGGCACTGGCTAGATATCATGGAAAATCTATTGGAGCTCTAACGAAACCAAGGAAAAACTCATCTGGTGGAATTCAATCTCAGGGAGAGGGGcgaaaaacaaagaaagctaTGAAGTTGACTGAGAAAGTAGACAATGTGACAACAGAAACCAAAGGAGTGACATTTAGAAATACTAAAAATACTCCCCTTTCTTATACAGATCTGTTATCAGATTTCAAGCTGGCGTTTATAAAGCAAATAAAAGTGAAAAGGGAAGCAAtggaaaatcaaaagaaacatgCTCTCGCAAGAGCAAA GCTATTGATTACGGAAGCTGAAAAAGCTGCCGACGCCCTTGAACTGTTTGCAGAAAAGAGCCCTTCTGCCTTTGCTGCACTTATGGAAGCCAGGAAGATGGTTGCCGAGGCTAAGCGAACAATTGGAAGTGTAGACATCAGGGAGTTGAATACTCAGGCCAATGGACATGATGCTGAAAACCTCTTGTCGAACGAAAATTTGTATGAATTCTCCAGTTTTGACAACTCCTTACGAGAGCCAGAAAATGCAGGACAAATAGCAGATGCAGTGAATGATTTACGTTTCAAAGCTGCTCCTGCGAAAAACACGAAAAAATGGGTGCAGGGAAAGCTTGTTGAAGTTCAAGAAGATTAA
- the LOC120266792 gene encoding uncharacterized protein LOC120266792 isoform X7, producing the protein MERLRRRKISEANKGKVPWNKGRKHSAETIRRIRERTKIAMQDPKVKMKLTNLGHPQSEETRVKIGIGIRQGWQRRRRRFQVQEKCFFEWQNIIAESSRIGCVGEQEVQWNSYEILKEQLNQEWLKSIEKRKTRPKGSRRAPKSLEQRRKISLAIAAKWADQGYRERVCLALARYHGKSIGALTKPRKNSSGGIQSQGEGRKTKKAMKLTEKVDNVTTETKGVTFRNTKNTPLSYTDLLSDFKLAFIKQIKVKREAMENQKKHALARAKLLITEAEKAADALELFAEKSPSAFAALMEARKMVAEAKRTIGSVDIRELNTQANGHDAENLLSNENLYEFSSFDNSLREPENAGQIADAVNDLRFKAAPAKNTKKWVQGKLVEVQED; encoded by the exons ATGGAAAGGCTGAGAAGAAGGAAGATATCAGAAGCAAATAAAGGGAAAGTTCCATGGAACAAGGGCAGGAAACATAGTGCAG AAACCATTCGGCGGATCCGTGAAAGGACTAAGATTGCAATGCAAGACCCCAAG GTTAAAATGAAGTTAACAAACTTGGGGCATCCTCAGAG TGAGGAGACAAGAGTTAAAATTGGTATAGGAATTCGACAAGGTTGGCAACGGCGCCGTAGAAGGTTTCAGGTCCAAGAGAAGTGCTTCTTTGAATGGCAGAATATTATTGCAGAATCATCTAGGATAGGTTGTGTTGGTGAACAAGAAGTGCAATGGAATTCATATGAGATCTTGAAGGAACAACTCAACCAAGAGTGGTTGAAGAGCATTGAGAAGAGGAAAACCAGGCCAAAAGGAAGCAGAAGAGCTCCCAAATCCCTTGAGCAGCGGAGGAAGATATCATTGGCCATAGCTGCCAAATGGGCAGATCAA GGATACCGTGAGCGAGTTTGCTTGGCACTGGCTAGATATCATGGAAAATCTATTGGAGCTCTAACGAAACCAAGGAAAAACTCATCTGGTGGAATTCAATCTCAGGGAGAGGGGcgaaaaacaaagaaagctaTGAAGTTGACTGAGAAAGTAGACAATGTGACAACAGAAACCAAAGGAGTGACATTTAGAAATACTAAAAATACTCCCCTTTCTTATACAGATCTGTTATCAGATTTCAAGCTGGCGTTTATAAAGCAAATAAAAGTGAAAAGGGAAGCAAtggaaaatcaaaagaaacatgCTCTCGCAAGAGCAAA GCTATTGATTACGGAAGCTGAAAAAGCTGCCGACGCCCTTGAACTGTTTGCAGAAAAGAGCCCTTCTGCCTTTGCTGCACTTATGGAAGCCAGGAAGATGGTTGCCGAGGCTAAGCGAACAATTGGAAGTGTAGACATCAGGGAGTTGAATACTCAGGCCAATGGACATGATGCTGAAAACCTCTTGTCGAACGAAAATTTGTATGAATTCTCCAGTTTTGACAACTCCTTACGAGAGCCAGAAAATGCAGGACAAATAGCAGATGCAGTGAATGATTTACGTTTCAAAGCTGCTCCTGCGAAAAACACGAAAAAATGGGTGCAGGGAAAGCTTGTTGAAGTTCAAGAAGATTAA
- the LOC120266792 gene encoding uncharacterized protein LOC120266792 isoform X3, whose amino-acid sequence MNGGDVVGSMCSFSNSLSSSWIRVPFHGRSMWRVCFRKEGNLNGCKDDMERLRRRKISEANKGKVPWNKGRKHSAETIRRIRERTKIAMQDPKVKMKLTNLGHPQSEETRVKIGIGIRQGWQRRRRRFQVQEKCFFEWQNIIAESSRIGCVGEQEVQWNSYEILKEQLNQEWLKSIEKRKTRPKGSRRAPKSLEQRRKISLAIAAKWADQGYRERVCLALARYHGKSIGALTKPRKNSSGGIQSQGEGRKTKKAMKLTEKVDNVTTETKGVTFRNTKNTPLSYTDLLSDFKLAFIKQIKVKREAMENQKKHALARAKLLITEAEKAADALELFAEKSPSAFAALMEARKMVAEAKRTIGSVDIRELNTQANGHDAENLLSNENLYEFSSFDNSLREPENAGQIADAVNDLRFKAAPAKNTKKWVQGKLVEVQED is encoded by the exons ATGAACGGCGGTG ATGTTGTTGGTTCAATGTGTTCGTTTTCAAATAGTTTGAGTTCATCATGGATTAGGGTTCCATTTCATGGGAGGAGTATGTGGAGAGTTTGTTTTAGGAAAGAAGGGAACTTGAATGGTTGTAAAG ATGATATGGAAAGGCTGAGAAGAAGGAAGATATCAGAAGCAAATAAAGGGAAAGTTCCATGGAACAAGGGCAGGAAACATAGTGCAG AAACCATTCGGCGGATCCGTGAAAGGACTAAGATTGCAATGCAAGACCCCAAG GTTAAAATGAAGTTAACAAACTTGGGGCATCCTCAGAG TGAGGAGACAAGAGTTAAAATTGGTATAGGAATTCGACAAGGTTGGCAACGGCGCCGTAGAAGGTTTCAGGTCCAAGAGAAGTGCTTCTTTGAATGGCAGAATATTATTGCAGAATCATCTAGGATAGGTTGTGTTGGTGAACAAGAAGTGCAATGGAATTCATATGAGATCTTGAAGGAACAACTCAACCAAGAGTGGTTGAAGAGCATTGAGAAGAGGAAAACCAGGCCAAAAGGAAGCAGAAGAGCTCCCAAATCCCTTGAGCAGCGGAGGAAGATATCATTGGCCATAGCTGCCAAATGGGCAGATCAA GGATACCGTGAGCGAGTTTGCTTGGCACTGGCTAGATATCATGGAAAATCTATTGGAGCTCTAACGAAACCAAGGAAAAACTCATCTGGTGGAATTCAATCTCAGGGAGAGGGGcgaaaaacaaagaaagctaTGAAGTTGACTGAGAAAGTAGACAATGTGACAACAGAAACCAAAGGAGTGACATTTAGAAATACTAAAAATACTCCCCTTTCTTATACAGATCTGTTATCAGATTTCAAGCTGGCGTTTATAAAGCAAATAAAAGTGAAAAGGGAAGCAAtggaaaatcaaaagaaacatgCTCTCGCAAGAGCAAA GCTATTGATTACGGAAGCTGAAAAAGCTGCCGACGCCCTTGAACTGTTTGCAGAAAAGAGCCCTTCTGCCTTTGCTGCACTTATGGAAGCCAGGAAGATGGTTGCCGAGGCTAAGCGAACAATTGGAAGTGTAGACATCAGGGAGTTGAATACTCAGGCCAATGGACATGATGCTGAAAACCTCTTGTCGAACGAAAATTTGTATGAATTCTCCAGTTTTGACAACTCCTTACGAGAGCCAGAAAATGCAGGACAAATAGCAGATGCAGTGAATGATTTACGTTTCAAAGCTGCTCCTGCGAAAAACACGAAAAAATGGGTGCAGGGAAAGCTTGTTGAAGTTCAAGAAGATTAA
- the LOC120266792 gene encoding uncharacterized protein LOC120266792 isoform X4, whose amino-acid sequence MVVKLPSEDNAGNSDFGVDSGCSGDHSFDVDDMERLRRRKISEANKGKVPWNKGRKHSAETIRRIRERTKIAMQDPKVKMKLTNLGHPQSEETRVKIGIGIRQGWQRRRRRFQVQEKCFFEWQNIIAESSRIGCVGEQEVQWNSYEILKEQLNQEWLKSIEKRKTRPKGSRRAPKSLEQRRKISLAIAAKWADQGYRERVCLALARYHGKSIGALTKPRKNSSGGIQSQGEGRKTKKAMKLTEKVDNVTTETKGVTFRNTKNTPLSYTDLLSDFKLAFIKQIKVKREAMENQKKHALARAKLLITEAEKAADALELFAEKSPSAFAALMEARKMVAEAKRTIGSVDIRELNTQANGHDAENLLSNENLYEFSSFDNSLREPENAGQIADAVNDLRFKAAPAKNTKKWVQGKLVEVQED is encoded by the exons ATGGTTGTAAAG CTTCCCAGTGAGGATAATGCTGGGAACTCTGATTTTGGGGTTGATTCGGGCTGTTCTGGTGATCATTCTTTTGATGTAGATGATATGGAAAGGCTGAGAAGAAGGAAGATATCAGAAGCAAATAAAGGGAAAGTTCCATGGAACAAGGGCAGGAAACATAGTGCAG AAACCATTCGGCGGATCCGTGAAAGGACTAAGATTGCAATGCAAGACCCCAAG GTTAAAATGAAGTTAACAAACTTGGGGCATCCTCAGAG TGAGGAGACAAGAGTTAAAATTGGTATAGGAATTCGACAAGGTTGGCAACGGCGCCGTAGAAGGTTTCAGGTCCAAGAGAAGTGCTTCTTTGAATGGCAGAATATTATTGCAGAATCATCTAGGATAGGTTGTGTTGGTGAACAAGAAGTGCAATGGAATTCATATGAGATCTTGAAGGAACAACTCAACCAAGAGTGGTTGAAGAGCATTGAGAAGAGGAAAACCAGGCCAAAAGGAAGCAGAAGAGCTCCCAAATCCCTTGAGCAGCGGAGGAAGATATCATTGGCCATAGCTGCCAAATGGGCAGATCAA GGATACCGTGAGCGAGTTTGCTTGGCACTGGCTAGATATCATGGAAAATCTATTGGAGCTCTAACGAAACCAAGGAAAAACTCATCTGGTGGAATTCAATCTCAGGGAGAGGGGcgaaaaacaaagaaagctaTGAAGTTGACTGAGAAAGTAGACAATGTGACAACAGAAACCAAAGGAGTGACATTTAGAAATACTAAAAATACTCCCCTTTCTTATACAGATCTGTTATCAGATTTCAAGCTGGCGTTTATAAAGCAAATAAAAGTGAAAAGGGAAGCAAtggaaaatcaaaagaaacatgCTCTCGCAAGAGCAAA GCTATTGATTACGGAAGCTGAAAAAGCTGCCGACGCCCTTGAACTGTTTGCAGAAAAGAGCCCTTCTGCCTTTGCTGCACTTATGGAAGCCAGGAAGATGGTTGCCGAGGCTAAGCGAACAATTGGAAGTGTAGACATCAGGGAGTTGAATACTCAGGCCAATGGACATGATGCTGAAAACCTCTTGTCGAACGAAAATTTGTATGAATTCTCCAGTTTTGACAACTCCTTACGAGAGCCAGAAAATGCAGGACAAATAGCAGATGCAGTGAATGATTTACGTTTCAAAGCTGCTCCTGCGAAAAACACGAAAAAATGGGTGCAGGGAAAGCTTGTTGAAGTTCAAGAAGATTAA
- the LOC120266792 gene encoding uncharacterized protein LOC120266792 isoform X1, whose product MNGGDVVGSMCSFSNSLSSSWIRVPFHGRSMWRVCFRKEGNLNGCKGLSFEKQYGSLIKPVVNAELNGLLQLPSEDNAGNSDFGVDSGCSGDHSFDVDDMERLRRRKISEANKGKVPWNKGRKHSAETIRRIRERTKIAMQDPKVKMKLTNLGHPQSEETRVKIGIGIRQGWQRRRRRFQVQEKCFFEWQNIIAESSRIGCVGEQEVQWNSYEILKEQLNQEWLKSIEKRKTRPKGSRRAPKSLEQRRKISLAIAAKWADQGYRERVCLALARYHGKSIGALTKPRKNSSGGIQSQGEGRKTKKAMKLTEKVDNVTTETKGVTFRNTKNTPLSYTDLLSDFKLAFIKQIKVKREAMENQKKHALARAKLLITEAEKAADALELFAEKSPSAFAALMEARKMVAEAKRTIGSVDIRELNTQANGHDAENLLSNENLYEFSSFDNSLREPENAGQIADAVNDLRFKAAPAKNTKKWVQGKLVEVQED is encoded by the exons ATGAACGGCGGTG ATGTTGTTGGTTCAATGTGTTCGTTTTCAAATAGTTTGAGTTCATCATGGATTAGGGTTCCATTTCATGGGAGGAGTATGTGGAGAGTTTGTTTTAGGAAAGAAGGGAACTTGAATGGTTGTAAAGGTTTGTCTTTTGAGAAACAATATGGATCATTGATCAAACCAGTTGTTAATGCTGAGCTGAATGGCTTGCTTCAGCTTCCCAGTGAGGATAATGCTGGGAACTCTGATTTTGGGGTTGATTCGGGCTGTTCTGGTGATCATTCTTTTGATGTAGATGATATGGAAAGGCTGAGAAGAAGGAAGATATCAGAAGCAAATAAAGGGAAAGTTCCATGGAACAAGGGCAGGAAACATAGTGCAG AAACCATTCGGCGGATCCGTGAAAGGACTAAGATTGCAATGCAAGACCCCAAG GTTAAAATGAAGTTAACAAACTTGGGGCATCCTCAGAG TGAGGAGACAAGAGTTAAAATTGGTATAGGAATTCGACAAGGTTGGCAACGGCGCCGTAGAAGGTTTCAGGTCCAAGAGAAGTGCTTCTTTGAATGGCAGAATATTATTGCAGAATCATCTAGGATAGGTTGTGTTGGTGAACAAGAAGTGCAATGGAATTCATATGAGATCTTGAAGGAACAACTCAACCAAGAGTGGTTGAAGAGCATTGAGAAGAGGAAAACCAGGCCAAAAGGAAGCAGAAGAGCTCCCAAATCCCTTGAGCAGCGGAGGAAGATATCATTGGCCATAGCTGCCAAATGGGCAGATCAA GGATACCGTGAGCGAGTTTGCTTGGCACTGGCTAGATATCATGGAAAATCTATTGGAGCTCTAACGAAACCAAGGAAAAACTCATCTGGTGGAATTCAATCTCAGGGAGAGGGGcgaaaaacaaagaaagctaTGAAGTTGACTGAGAAAGTAGACAATGTGACAACAGAAACCAAAGGAGTGACATTTAGAAATACTAAAAATACTCCCCTTTCTTATACAGATCTGTTATCAGATTTCAAGCTGGCGTTTATAAAGCAAATAAAAGTGAAAAGGGAAGCAAtggaaaatcaaaagaaacatgCTCTCGCAAGAGCAAA GCTATTGATTACGGAAGCTGAAAAAGCTGCCGACGCCCTTGAACTGTTTGCAGAAAAGAGCCCTTCTGCCTTTGCTGCACTTATGGAAGCCAGGAAGATGGTTGCCGAGGCTAAGCGAACAATTGGAAGTGTAGACATCAGGGAGTTGAATACTCAGGCCAATGGACATGATGCTGAAAACCTCTTGTCGAACGAAAATTTGTATGAATTCTCCAGTTTTGACAACTCCTTACGAGAGCCAGAAAATGCAGGACAAATAGCAGATGCAGTGAATGATTTACGTTTCAAAGCTGCTCCTGCGAAAAACACGAAAAAATGGGTGCAGGGAAAGCTTGTTGAAGTTCAAGAAGATTAA
- the LOC120266792 gene encoding uncharacterized protein LOC120266792 isoform X6: MNGDDMERLRRRKISEANKGKVPWNKGRKHSAETIRRIRERTKIAMQDPKVKMKLTNLGHPQSEETRVKIGIGIRQGWQRRRRRFQVQEKCFFEWQNIIAESSRIGCVGEQEVQWNSYEILKEQLNQEWLKSIEKRKTRPKGSRRAPKSLEQRRKISLAIAAKWADQGYRERVCLALARYHGKSIGALTKPRKNSSGGIQSQGEGRKTKKAMKLTEKVDNVTTETKGVTFRNTKNTPLSYTDLLSDFKLAFIKQIKVKREAMENQKKHALARAKLLITEAEKAADALELFAEKSPSAFAALMEARKMVAEAKRTIGSVDIRELNTQANGHDAENLLSNENLYEFSSFDNSLREPENAGQIADAVNDLRFKAAPAKNTKKWVQGKLVEVQED; the protein is encoded by the exons ATGAACGGCG ATGATATGGAAAGGCTGAGAAGAAGGAAGATATCAGAAGCAAATAAAGGGAAAGTTCCATGGAACAAGGGCAGGAAACATAGTGCAG AAACCATTCGGCGGATCCGTGAAAGGACTAAGATTGCAATGCAAGACCCCAAG GTTAAAATGAAGTTAACAAACTTGGGGCATCCTCAGAG TGAGGAGACAAGAGTTAAAATTGGTATAGGAATTCGACAAGGTTGGCAACGGCGCCGTAGAAGGTTTCAGGTCCAAGAGAAGTGCTTCTTTGAATGGCAGAATATTATTGCAGAATCATCTAGGATAGGTTGTGTTGGTGAACAAGAAGTGCAATGGAATTCATATGAGATCTTGAAGGAACAACTCAACCAAGAGTGGTTGAAGAGCATTGAGAAGAGGAAAACCAGGCCAAAAGGAAGCAGAAGAGCTCCCAAATCCCTTGAGCAGCGGAGGAAGATATCATTGGCCATAGCTGCCAAATGGGCAGATCAA GGATACCGTGAGCGAGTTTGCTTGGCACTGGCTAGATATCATGGAAAATCTATTGGAGCTCTAACGAAACCAAGGAAAAACTCATCTGGTGGAATTCAATCTCAGGGAGAGGGGcgaaaaacaaagaaagctaTGAAGTTGACTGAGAAAGTAGACAATGTGACAACAGAAACCAAAGGAGTGACATTTAGAAATACTAAAAATACTCCCCTTTCTTATACAGATCTGTTATCAGATTTCAAGCTGGCGTTTATAAAGCAAATAAAAGTGAAAAGGGAAGCAAtggaaaatcaaaagaaacatgCTCTCGCAAGAGCAAA GCTATTGATTACGGAAGCTGAAAAAGCTGCCGACGCCCTTGAACTGTTTGCAGAAAAGAGCCCTTCTGCCTTTGCTGCACTTATGGAAGCCAGGAAGATGGTTGCCGAGGCTAAGCGAACAATTGGAAGTGTAGACATCAGGGAGTTGAATACTCAGGCCAATGGACATGATGCTGAAAACCTCTTGTCGAACGAAAATTTGTATGAATTCTCCAGTTTTGACAACTCCTTACGAGAGCCAGAAAATGCAGGACAAATAGCAGATGCAGTGAATGATTTACGTTTCAAAGCTGCTCCTGCGAAAAACACGAAAAAATGGGTGCAGGGAAAGCTTGTTGAAGTTCAAGAAGATTAA
- the LOC120266792 gene encoding uncharacterized protein LOC120266792 isoform X5, which translates to MNGGDDMERLRRRKISEANKGKVPWNKGRKHSAETIRRIRERTKIAMQDPKVKMKLTNLGHPQSEETRVKIGIGIRQGWQRRRRRFQVQEKCFFEWQNIIAESSRIGCVGEQEVQWNSYEILKEQLNQEWLKSIEKRKTRPKGSRRAPKSLEQRRKISLAIAAKWADQGYRERVCLALARYHGKSIGALTKPRKNSSGGIQSQGEGRKTKKAMKLTEKVDNVTTETKGVTFRNTKNTPLSYTDLLSDFKLAFIKQIKVKREAMENQKKHALARAKLLITEAEKAADALELFAEKSPSAFAALMEARKMVAEAKRTIGSVDIRELNTQANGHDAENLLSNENLYEFSSFDNSLREPENAGQIADAVNDLRFKAAPAKNTKKWVQGKLVEVQED; encoded by the exons ATGAACGGCGGTG ATGATATGGAAAGGCTGAGAAGAAGGAAGATATCAGAAGCAAATAAAGGGAAAGTTCCATGGAACAAGGGCAGGAAACATAGTGCAG AAACCATTCGGCGGATCCGTGAAAGGACTAAGATTGCAATGCAAGACCCCAAG GTTAAAATGAAGTTAACAAACTTGGGGCATCCTCAGAG TGAGGAGACAAGAGTTAAAATTGGTATAGGAATTCGACAAGGTTGGCAACGGCGCCGTAGAAGGTTTCAGGTCCAAGAGAAGTGCTTCTTTGAATGGCAGAATATTATTGCAGAATCATCTAGGATAGGTTGTGTTGGTGAACAAGAAGTGCAATGGAATTCATATGAGATCTTGAAGGAACAACTCAACCAAGAGTGGTTGAAGAGCATTGAGAAGAGGAAAACCAGGCCAAAAGGAAGCAGAAGAGCTCCCAAATCCCTTGAGCAGCGGAGGAAGATATCATTGGCCATAGCTGCCAAATGGGCAGATCAA GGATACCGTGAGCGAGTTTGCTTGGCACTGGCTAGATATCATGGAAAATCTATTGGAGCTCTAACGAAACCAAGGAAAAACTCATCTGGTGGAATTCAATCTCAGGGAGAGGGGcgaaaaacaaagaaagctaTGAAGTTGACTGAGAAAGTAGACAATGTGACAACAGAAACCAAAGGAGTGACATTTAGAAATACTAAAAATACTCCCCTTTCTTATACAGATCTGTTATCAGATTTCAAGCTGGCGTTTATAAAGCAAATAAAAGTGAAAAGGGAAGCAAtggaaaatcaaaagaaacatgCTCTCGCAAGAGCAAA GCTATTGATTACGGAAGCTGAAAAAGCTGCCGACGCCCTTGAACTGTTTGCAGAAAAGAGCCCTTCTGCCTTTGCTGCACTTATGGAAGCCAGGAAGATGGTTGCCGAGGCTAAGCGAACAATTGGAAGTGTAGACATCAGGGAGTTGAATACTCAGGCCAATGGACATGATGCTGAAAACCTCTTGTCGAACGAAAATTTGTATGAATTCTCCAGTTTTGACAACTCCTTACGAGAGCCAGAAAATGCAGGACAAATAGCAGATGCAGTGAATGATTTACGTTTCAAAGCTGCTCCTGCGAAAAACACGAAAAAATGGGTGCAGGGAAAGCTTGTTGAAGTTCAAGAAGATTAA